The genome window GGACAGaatcgagaaggaggaggctgagCGTCGcaaggcggaagaagaagcggcccagaagaagaaggaggaagaggaagaggcctcgcgcaagaaggccgaagaggatgcggctcaaaagaagaaggaagaggaggaagctgCACAGAAGAAGGCtgcggatgaagaagcggcTCGCAAGGGTCTTGAGGATCTGAGCTTGAAGGACAAGCCCGCCGAGACCAAGGCTGAGGAGCCTTCCAAGCCTGCCCCTGCCCCTGCCCCTGCtgacgatgacgatatcGACTACGATGCCATCGAACGCGAGATGGCCGAGATTGAGGCTAAGGAGCGTGCTGCTGAAGAGGCCTACtacgccaagaagaaggctgagaaggaagagaaggagcgcaaggagaaggaggagctcgaGGCTTACGAGGCCAACATGAAGAACGCTGAGCGTGAAGCCGAGGCCCTGGAAGAGGCTCGTGCTAAGAAGCGGGAAGAGGAgtccaaggacaaggatcTCTTTGCTTCTCTCAAGAAGGGTGGTTTCCCGGCTACCGAGGCCAGCACTCCTGGAGACAGCGGTGCCGCTACTCCCGCTTCTGACATGTCAATGGGACCTCCCGCGAAGCCCGCCAGTGCCAACAAGCGCGAGAAGCCGGCTGCCCTTAAGCTGGAGACCACCAAGGCCGTTGAGCCTCCTCAGCCTAGTGCAGCCATGAAGGCTCTGCACTCTGCTCGGTTCGTCGATGATCTCAGCAAGATTACTTATCCTGATTCTATCGCCTCCCCGAACCCTGCGCTGAACGCAAGTGCCCCTGCCGATCGCAAGTTCCACTACAACAAGGAGTTCTTGCTGCAGTTCCAGAGTGTCTTCAAGGAGAAGCCTTCCATTGACTGGGATGCGCGCGTGCGTGAGACCGTCGGTGATAGTGATTCCTCTCGCCCTCAGTCCGCCCGGACGCCCATGATGGGTGGCCGCAATTCTTCGCGCCCTGGTGCCGCCCCCTTCCAGATGGGCAACTTCGGCCAGGCCCCCAGCCGCTCCAACTTGCCTCCTGGTACCACTTCTGCCGAGCGCTTCGCTATGTCGAACGCCGCACGCACTTCTTCCATGGGCAACCCCTTCGGCAACTTCGGACGTCCCGGTCTCGGCATTGGTGCTCCTGGTCTCAGCCGCACCAACTCTGCGAGCGCCATGCACCCCGGTATGCCCTCGTCTCCTCGTGTTGGCTCCAGCAACCGCTCCGGTACGCGGACTGGCAGCAAGCGTGATAAGCAGAAcgccaagaaggaggaggaaatggccAAGTCCATGCCTCTTACTGCTGGAATGGAAGTCAAGGCTCTGCAGGTGTCTTCTACTGGTTGGAAGCCTCGCAGCATTGGCCAagcccctgctgctgctgctgggcctACTCCTGCCGGCGCCGCTTACATGCCTCCGGATATGGTGCAGCGCAAGGTCAAGGCTGCTCTGAACAAGATGACTCCCGAGAACTTCGACCGTATTTCCGGCCAACTCTTGGAAATCGTCTCTCAGTCCAAGGACGAGACCGATGGACGTACCCTGCGCCAGGTCATCCAGCTTACCTTCGAGAAGGCTACCGACGAGGCTCACTGGGCTTCTATCTATGCGAAGTTCTGTAAGCGCATGCTTGAGAGTATGAGTGCTGAGATCAAGGATGAGAACATCCATGACAAGAATGGCAACGTTGTCGCTGGTGGTAGCTTGTTCCGCAAGTACCTCCTCAACCGTTGTCAGGAGGAGTTCGAGCGTGGTTGGAAGGTCAACCTGCCCCCTAAGCCGGAGGGTGAGACCGAGGAGGCCGCCATGATGTCTGACGAATACTACAAGGCTGCCGCCGCTAAGCGTCGTGGTCTGGGTCTCGTCAAGTTCATTGGTGAGCTGTACAAGTTGGGTATGTTGACGGAGCGTATCATGCACGAGTGTGTGAAGAAGCTTGTCGACTACGAAGGTATGCCCGATGAGGCCGAGGTTGAGAGTTTGACCAGTCTGCTGCGCACCATTGGTGCCAGTCTCGATGCCTCTGAGAAGGGCCACGCCTTCATGAACGCCTACTTCCACCGTATCGGTCTGATGATCCAGACTCCTGGCCTGCCCAGCCGTCTGCGCTTCATGCTGATGGTAAGTTCCCCGTTACCGCTGACATACTGGCTGGCGACACATCTGCTAACACTCGCATTAGGATATCGTGGATCTGCGTTCCGCTCGCTGGCAGTCCAAGGATGCTGACAAGGGTCCCAAGACGATCCAACAGATCCGTGAAGAGGTACGTATTTGGTCTTCCATATGTGTAGGTTGTTCCCTTACTGACTATTCTACCAGGCTGCTCGTGCCCAACAGGAAGCCGAGATGGAGCGTCTTCGCCAACAGGCCAACCGTGGTAGCCGCCCCGGCTTGGGTCGTGGCGATGCCCGCAGTTACAGCGGATATGGTAACCAGGCTCCCCCGCAAGACTTCGCGTCTAGCAAGGTCGGCAGTGACGATCTCCGCCGCCTTCGCACCTCTCGTCAAACCAACCAGCCGATGTCTTTCGGCCCCTCCAGCATGCTGGGCtcccgcagcaacagcggACGGAAGAATCTGGGCCCTGGTGGCAACTTGGTTCGTGGCAGTGATGACAGTGCTGCTAGCAGCCGCACGGGCACTCCTACcggcaagaaggaagacaaggaggCCGCGTCCTCGATCAATGCCTTCAGGTTCGTGAGCCCAGAAGTTGTTAtttcatgatgatgctaatatatttctagtgCTTTGGCAAGCTTGGAAGACCGTGACAACATGgccacttcccctccctccaacccTACCTCCCCTCTGCTGACCAAGTCGCAACCCGCGGTCGAGCGCCGGCCTTCCAAGACCCCGTCCAAGGACGGTGAGGAGGCCTCATAGATTCTGTCGCAATGATAATGAAAAATGATTCCGTTCTTCTGGAAAATTCCTCACTTCTTTTTTGACACCTAGTCACGACCATGTCCGTCATGTGATTTGAAATGAACATTCCTCCCTAATCTTCTCGTCCATGATTTCGGCGAAAACCAAAAAGATCGGTCGCTCATATTATTCCCGTGGAAATAGAGGGGACTTCCGACATTCTCTTGTACAATTCTGTTGCTACGACCCATAACGGAGGTGGGGGTTTCTTGAATCTAGCGAGATAGGTTTGGTTCGCAGGAGTGTCCATGGTGACCTTTGCTATGCCCTTGCTTTTGACCATCCTCTTTTTCCATTATTGCTATCATATCATGTATTGCTCTATGTGtcctttttcttgctttcttttttccttgcATTTTCAATACCCGGAGAGCTTTGACGGTTTCTCCTCTCCGAAACGACGCTGCAGTTTCTCGATTaaaaagaagcagagaaCCAGCGTCGACCACCGGGGCGGGACTTGCAGGCTAGCCACGACGTTTTTACTTATGTCATGCGAGAGACAAGTTTTAGTAGTCACgttgttttttattttttgcctctttctttctttcacttctGCATTTGATGCATCTACACTGGGTTTCGGTGTGTTGCTGGCGATAGCTTGCAGTGTCCCTGCagttgctcttcttccttttctttctacttTCTTAGACAAAATCTCGTTAGAAAagtttcttcttatttttttttcttcattatTCTTCCATTCTTGGTCCTTATTCCATTATTCTTCCTCTCAATATCCTTCTTCCCAACTACTTAACTTATTTTCTTGTCGACATCCGGATCTTCGGCATACTTAaggccccctccccccatctcTTCATtgttctaatataataacatCTTGCTTTGATAACTTAGATGAGAGCCAAGTAGTTGTAGTGGTGTTTTTTGTGATAGTATTCATCGCTCGCGATGGCCTACTCTTCAATTACTCTCattcccatcaccaacccctaCATTCGTTTCACTTTACCTGTCATTGTAGGTAGATTCATATCAATAACcacgaaggaggagagaggaatgtGTAGTTAGTATCTTGTACTTGTTCCCCCCACCTCTTATAGTAAACATAACGATGTATGTCTCTGGGCTTTATCGATGGTGCATGTTTATAGTTTTTAATgcatgtgtgtgtgtgtgtgtgtgtgtgtatgtctTCGAGGTAAAGGACtatgagtgagtgagtgagtggtaATCTATTTCTCCAGTTGATATGCTTAGTTTAATTTTGATTTGGtttgaagaggagatggagatagggAAGGGTTATGGTTGAGTGAGATACTAGTATTGTTTTTGTAGTAGGAATGAACAACATATATTGATAGTTGAAGCTCTTGGAACGATGCATGCATGGACGTAGCTCATATAGGTAGTTTACATTGTTGATTATGATCAGGTATTTTTGATCTATGTGTGTATATGTAGgttatgtatgtgtgtgtgtgcacTGGCGTGCTTGCGCTCTATTGACTCGACAACTCGCTAAGTGAACAAAATGAAATATGTATGTGAGTTGAAAGATCATTCGGGGTCCATCATAGTGTCGCCCCTAGCAGCATCCACGCTGCTTGAAGCAGGTTGCTTTCTTGGATATGCCCTTTGTTAAGTGAGCATCGGCCCATCATGCTGTGATAGAACCAAGAAGTATTCTCAGGTGGCAGCTGTCGGACAGTCTCACGTGCAAGGAAGGGCTCAATTGCCTGTTATCTTCAGACATGTGATCTCTGAGTGTGTGTTGGTTGATGGGCGCAACGACCCAAAATGATTGTTACCAGGTTGGTGTTCGGTATGGCTCTTCTCGCTCAATCGGTTTGCTTTTCTGTGCCGCCTGGAGGAGAGTCTTCGGTTACGATAAGTGGGACATTCATGCTGGACGTGAATGCGCCTGCATCGACCTCAGACAATCCTGGGACCTCCTGCGTCTCAGACGCCTGTTTTGGCGACAAAGTCCCGTCGCTGTGATTCTCCACGTGCGATACGGTAGGCTCATCATCTGACCCGGTGTCGATCTCGGAGTTCTCCACGCTCCCGCCAAGAGGGCTTCGGGAAGCAGCATCAGGTGAGCCCAGGGGCGAGGGAGACTCGTCATGACTGACGCTGCTTCGCTCCGACGTGGAGAGCGAGCTCCGTGAGTGAGTGTAAGTTGAAGGCAGACcgagagcagcagccacagcagcctcctcgtcaGGCAGCTTTGACACACTGCTGTCTCTGCTGGAGCTTCTATCGAAGATgtggcttcctcgtcgctcaCTCATTTCCAGTATATTATTGTAGTTGCGCCGGGAGGGATCTGCGAGAcgcttctttttcttcttctccctcttggTGGTAGGTCGCACCACAATAACAGGAATCGGCGATTGCTGTAAGCAGTACTTCGAGACGGAGCCTGGCAGCAATCCTTGCATGCCACCTAGATTACGGCCCCTCGTGCCCACAATGAGGATAGCGGGTTCGTAGATCCTGATCATGCGTTGTATAATGTCCTGGACCTTGCCGACAGCCAACTCCAGAACCAAGCTGATCGCTTTCTCATTCTGGGTGTTCTTCTGGATCACTTGTTCGAACAActtctctgcttccttcCGGTATTTTCCCGCCTCGACTGCAGCGTCACTCGCAATACTGGAGTCCTTTTCCACCGCACGGAGACAGACGATCTCgtcgccatcatccaccagctcATCGATGAGCCACTCGAGCGCGAAGTCAGAATAATCGTTCTGATCTGTGCCGCAGAGAAATGTCCGACTGCGCCGCGTACTCTGGTACCCTTTGTGTTTGTAGTTCAGTGTCAAGGAGAAATCTGCCGCGTCGGGATTATCAAAGGTATCGAAGGAGACGCCCCGTTCGTAGGTCCTAAGCAGCCACCGTATTAGCGATAATTACAACCAGGACCAGTACGTATCAGCACTTActtgggcggaggaggggatggacCGCGGCtaacagcagcagtagcaggtCTAGCCTCCCTCTCCGTAGGCACCTGTGAAGGCGAACGCCGGCGATCCGAGACACTTGCCGAGCGACTGGGAGGCAGGGATTCGGAACCGCCGATATTGAATGAAATGGATTTCCTCCTAGAGTCTCCACGTGAAGCTCGCGTGGTAGAAGCGGTTCTGGGACGGCCAGGGAGTGGCTCGTTGCCGTCCAGTGAAGGAAATGACATGACCAAGGAAATGCGCCCGGGTGGGTTTGGgagtgagggggtggaagaggggttgtggtggtggtggtggtacttcTTATCGGAGATTATGTTGTATGATGATGTAGCCTGGTTGCAAAGAATACAGGCTGACAAGCGGAGAATAACAAAGTTAAAGTTAAGAATTGCTCAGCCACCGTGAAGCTCCAGACGTTCTGCCAGTGGTACGATGCGCAAGACGCAGACCATGGTTTGGCGGTACAAAGTATCGGGGCTTATCAGGATGGAGCTCCCCGGGCAGATTATGCTTGGATGGTGAGCTCGAACGGGAGGACTGGCGAGGGAGGATCGGGTGGATGCAGGTAGAaggatagatggatggatgatagcTGCTCAGTCAGTgagaggatggaagcaaGCAGGATGGAGAATGGAGAAGTGGGATGGTCACTCGGAGCGGAAGCCGGAAGAGGAATGAGAAGCAGCACAAAAGCcggaaaggagaggagatcCTCCAAGCGGGGCAGGGCGGTGAGAGGGGGGGTTTACTCAATGATGTTATAACGactgactagt of Aspergillus luchuensis IFO 4308 DNA, chromosome 7, nearly complete sequence contains these proteins:
- a CDS encoding uncharacterized protein (COG:T;~EggNog:ENOG410PHAI;~InterPro:IPR006015,IPR014729,IPR006016;~PFAM:PF00582); amino-acid sequence: MSFPSLDGNEPLPGRPRTASTTRASRGDSRRKSISFNIGGSESLPPSRSASVSDRRRSPSQVPTEREARPATAAVSRGPSPPPPKTYERGVSFDTFDNPDAADFSLTLNYKHKGYQSTRRSRTFLCGTDQNDYSDFALEWLIDELVDDGDEIVCLRAVEKDSSIASDAAVEAGKYRKEAEKLFEQVIQKNTQNEKAISLVLELAVGKVQDIIQRMIRIYEPAILIVGTRGRNLGGMQGLLPGSVSKYCLQQSPIPVIVVRPTTKREKKKKKRLADPSRRNYNNILEMSERRGSHIFDRSSSRDSSVSKLPDEEAAVAAALGLPSTYTHSRSSLSTSERSSVSHDESPSPLGSPDAASRSPLGGSVENSEIDTGSDDEPTVSHVENHSDGTLSPKQASETQEVPGLSEVDAGAFTSSMNVPLIVTEDSPPGGTEKQTD
- a CDS encoding putative eukaryotic translation initiation factor subunit eIF-4F (COG:J;~EggNog:ENOG410QDMB;~InterPro:IPR016024,IPR016021,IPR036211,IPR022745, IPR003890;~PFAM:PF02854,PF12152;~go_function: GO:0003723 - RNA binding [Evidence IEA];~go_function: GO:0005515 - protein binding [Evidence IEA]) produces the protein MSSIPPKSGLQPQGQSTSTQAASSAHTSSPSVGGKSSPQAPVPTPSSTSTTAPRSYANATKKSATDSTAAPVTVGGQSQHGKSTTASPVSGKPMQQSQTPGVTIVNGAPAPASQGDHTRKPSVTITSAGTSGYIPNGGQTGRPNSLQFGFAANQQSSPNMGNPAVLANQPQSGLGVTPPMNPRVTSPQTSPSPIPQPASSGGRPPPSSYQSQGNVPNFGSFGDSGDNMRPAPQAPLGPGAQSTHLRRESSQSTHSDMSNHMGGGPGGRGGYHHQGGRGRGFSQSSYQGQIPYSPNASFRSTPNQPRGGPNMAPQFPNQPRPMPFPNSPHQASRSPALANAHPATPQMNQVPMAHPQMAPQPYYGQPMPPQPGYPTFDPNYGFYPGYNVSGVPYMPPSPQPRPGIPYNPQAPYMQNQYPVQPVAQATALSRSPSHSNDRPGSSLGQGQPPAGAPGPAHAHNASRSSNSPAPQKSSFVIPTAKKNAVVIKDPGSGAVKTFEKAPASPARVTPSPVKIATPTSTPPPRTGSSADHTRTDSKSTKTDEEKKKELRDAVHQKIEQDRIEKEEAERRKAEEEAAQKKKEEEEEASRKKAEEDAAQKKKEEEEAAQKKAADEEAARKGLEDLSLKDKPAETKAEEPSKPAPAPAPADDDDIDYDAIEREMAEIEAKERAAEEAYYAKKKAEKEEKERKEKEELEAYEANMKNAEREAEALEEARAKKREEESKDKDLFASLKKGGFPATEASTPGDSGAATPASDMSMGPPAKPASANKREKPAALKLETTKAVEPPQPSAAMKALHSARFVDDLSKITYPDSIASPNPALNASAPADRKFHYNKEFLLQFQSVFKEKPSIDWDARVRETVGDSDSSRPQSARTPMMGGRNSSRPGAAPFQMGNFGQAPSRSNLPPGTTSAERFAMSNAARTSSMGNPFGNFGRPGLGIGAPGLSRTNSASAMHPGMPSSPRVGSSNRSGTRTGSKRDKQNAKKEEEMAKSMPLTAGMEVKALQVSSTGWKPRSIGQAPAAAAGPTPAGAAYMPPDMVQRKVKAALNKMTPENFDRISGQLLEIVSQSKDETDGRTLRQVIQLTFEKATDEAHWASIYAKFCKRMLESMSAEIKDENIHDKNGNVVAGGSLFRKYLLNRCQEEFERGWKVNLPPKPEGETEEAAMMSDEYYKAAAAKRRGLGLVKFIGELYKLGMLTERIMHECVKKLVDYEGMPDEAEVESLTSLLRTIGASLDASEKGHAFMNAYFHRIGLMIQTPGLPSRLRFMLMDIVDLRSARWQSKDADKGPKTIQQIREEAARAQQEAEMERLRQQANRGSRPGLGRGDARSYSGYGNQAPPQDFASSKVGSDDLRRLRTSRQTNQPMSFGPSSMLGSRSNSGRKNLGPGGNLVRGSDDSAASSRTGTPTGKKEDKEAASSINAFSALASLEDRDNMATSPPSNPTSPLLTKSQPAVERRPSKTPSKDGEEAS